The following proteins are co-located in the Betta splendens chromosome 9, fBetSpl5.4, whole genome shotgun sequence genome:
- the LOC114863111 gene encoding histone H2B 1/2 produces MPEPAKAAPKKGSKKAVTKTAAKGGKKKRKTRKESYAIYVYKVLKQVHPDTGISSKAMSIMNSFVSDIFERIAGEASRLAHYNKRSTITSREIQTAVRLLLPGELAKHAVSEGTKAVTKYTSSK; encoded by the coding sequence ATGCCTGAACCCGCCAAGGCTGCGCCCAAGAAGGGCTCCAAGAAAGCCGTGACCAAGACCGCCGCTAAAGGcggcaagaagaagaggaagacccGCAAGGAGAGCTACGCCATCTACGTGTACAAGGTGCTGAAGCAGGTCCACCCCGACACCGGCATCTCCTCCAAGGCCATGAGCATCATGAACTCGTTCGTCAGCGACATCTTCGAGCGCATCGCCGGCGAAGCCTCCCGCCTGGCGCACTACAACAAGCgctccaccatcacctccagggagatccagaccgccgtcaggctgctgctgcccgggGAGCTGGCCAAGCACGCCGTGTCCGAGGGCACCAAGGCGGTGACCAAGTACACCAGCTCCAAGTAG
- the LOC129604611 gene encoding NACHT, LRR and PYD domains-containing protein 3-like has product MTSEKLLNILEDLKDEYFSKFNWFLQQHGSLEGFEAIKKRRLEHASRFDTVDVMVQAYKEHGAVEVTRNVLKKIRRNDLVQSLSDSSSKPRVDVSDAGETSETRPPSSSQAPLPQTEDVMVPVPEPQPITYYQQTLQSNLQDKFRCMKEGWSDDKQRLDDIYTELYITAGPDTSTHINTQHEVRQVEITQQKQSSAEEPVKPSDLFKHPPGKYRPIRTVLTNGIAGIGKTVLVHKFVLDWTQKRSNRDVHLIFPFTFRQLNLLKGQKFSLSELIHECIPETVSISLEALNYIFKHLPSSGNSNYDKGRFKLLFVFDGRFGSPLFSALMGCQI; this is encoded by the exons ATGACATCGGAGAAGCTGTTAAACATTCTAGAAGACTTGAAAGATGAGTATTTCTCTAAATTCaactggttcctgcagcagcatggAAGCCTGGAAGGATTCGAAGCCATTAAAAAAAGGCGCCTGGAACACGCATCACGATTTGACACAGTGGATGTGATGGTGCAGGCATACAAAGAACATGGAGCAGTGGAGGtgaccagaaatgttctaaagAAGATCAGAAGGAACGACCTGGTGCAGAgtttgtctgacagcagctcaaaaCCAAGAG TGGATGTCAGTGATGCTGGGGAGACGTCAGAGACCAgaccaccttcctcctctcaggctcctcttcctcagactgaag ATgtgatggttccagtaccagagccacagcccatcacatattaccagcagacgcttcaatcaaacctccaagacaaGTTTCGTTGTATGAAAGAAGGCTGGTCAGATGACAAacaacgtctggatgacatctacacagagctgtacatcacagctgggccggacacatcaacacacatcaacacacaacatGAGGTTCGACAGGTTGAGatcacacagcagaagcaaagttcagcagaggagccagtgaagcccagtgacctgttcaaacatccccctggtaaatacagacccatcagaacagtgttgaccaatggaatcgctggtaTTGGAAAAACGGTCCTTGTGCACAAGTTTGTGTTAGACTGGACCCAAAAAAGGTCCAATCGAGatgtgcatctgattttccccttcaccttccgtcagCTGAATCTGCtaaagggacagaagtttagtttgtcagagctcattcatgaatgtatcccagaaactgtgTCCATCAgtctggaggctctgaattacatctttaaaCATCTAccgtcatcaggaaacagcaactatgacaagggCAGGTttaaacttctgtttgtgtttgatggacggttcggctcaccgctattCTCCGCgcttatggggtgccaaatttaa
- the LOC114863104 gene encoding histone H1-like: protein MAEEAPAPAKAAKKKATKPKKSGPSVGELIVKAVSESKERSGVSIVALKKALAAGGYDVEKNNSRVKIAIKNLVSKEILIQTKGTGASGSFKINKKTDTKPKKTAAKKPAPAAKKPAAKKPAAAKKPKAAAAKKPAAAKKSPKKAKKPAAAKKAAKSPKKTAKSPKKAAKSPKKVVKKAAAAKKAPAKKAAKPKAKKTAAKKK from the coding sequence ATGGCAGaagaagctccagctccagccaaaGCCGCAAAAAAGAAGGCCACCAAACCCAAGAAGAGCGGCCCCAGCGTGGGCGAGCTGATCGTTAAAGCCGTATCCGAGTCCAAGGAGCGGTCCGGCGTGTCCATTGTCGCCCTGAAGAAGGCTCTGGCTGCCGGAGGCTACGACGTAGAGAAGAACAATTCTCGGGTCAAGATCGCTATCAAGAACCTGGTCAGTAAAGAAATCCTGATCCAGACCAAGGGAACCGGCGCGTCCGGCTCCTTTAAGATCAACAAGAAGACCGACACCAAGCCCAAGAAGACAGCGGCCAAGAAGCCTGCTCCCGCAGCCAAGAAGCCCGCAGCCAAGAAACCCGCAGCCGCTAAGAAGCccaaagcagcggcagcaaagAAGCCGGCGGCCGCTAAGAAGTCCCCGAAGAAGGCGAAGAAGCCCGCAGCGGCCAAGAAGGCGGCCAAGAGCCCGAAGAAGACGGCAAAGAGCCCCAAGAAGGCAGCAAAAAGCCCCAAGAAGGTGGTGAAGAAGGCCGCTGCTGCCAAGAAGGCTCCGGCCAAGAAGGCAGCGAAGCCCAAAGCCAAGAAGACCGCGGCCAAGAAGAAGTGA
- the LOC114863107 gene encoding histone H1-like, producing the protein MAEEAPAPAPAKAAKKKATKPKKSGPSVGELIVKAVSESKERTGVSIVALKKALAAGGYDVEKNNSRVKIAIKNLVSKEILIQTKGTGASGSFKINKKTDTKPKKTAAKKPAPAAKKPAAAKKPKAAAAKKPAAAKKSPKKAKKPAAAKKAAKSPKKTAKSPKKAAKSPKKVVKKAAAAKKAPAKKAAKPKAKKTAAKK; encoded by the coding sequence ATGGCAGaagaagctccagctccagcaccggCCAAAGCCGCAAAAAAGAAGGCCACCAAGCCCAAGAAGAGCGGCCCCAGCGTGGGCGAGCTGATCGTTAAAGCCGTATCCGAGTCCAAGGAGCGGACCGGCGTGTCCATTGTCGCCCTGAAGAAGGCTCTGGCTGCCGGAGGCTACGACGTAGAGAAGAACAATTCTCGGGTCAAGATCGCTATCAAGAACCTGGTCAGTAAAGAAATCCTGATCCAGACCAAGGGAACCGGCGCGTCCGGCTCCTTCAAGATCAACAAGAAGACCGACACCAAGCCCAAGAAGACAGCGGCCAAGAAGCCTGCTCCCGCAGCCAAGAAACCCGCAGCCGCTAAGAAGCCCAAAGCAGCGGCGGCAAAGAAGCCGGCGGCCGCTAAGAAGTCCCCGAAGAAGGCGAAGAAGCCCGCAGCGGCCAAGAAGGCGGCCAAGAGCCCGAAGAAGACGGCAAAGAGCCCCAAGAAGGCAGCAAAAAGCCCCAAGAAGGTGGTGAAGAAGGCCGCTGCTGCCAAGAAGGCTCCGGCCAAGAAGGCAGCGAAGCCCAAAGCCAAGAAGACCGCGGCCAAGAAGTGA
- the LOC114863130 gene encoding histone H4 — translation MSGRGKGGKGLGKGGAKRHRKVLRDNIQGITKPAIRRLARRGGVKRISGLIYEETRGVLKVFLENVIRDAVTYTEHAKRKTVTAMDVVYALKRQGRTLYGFGS, via the coding sequence ATGAGTGGGCGGGGCAAAGGTGGAAAAGGACTCGGTAAGGGAGGCGCCAAGCGTCACCGTAAAGTTCTCCGTGATAACATCCAGGGCATCACCAAGCCCGCGATCCGCCGTCTGGCTCGCCGAGGTGGAGTCAAGCGTATCTCGGGTCTGATCTACGAGGAGACTCGCGGCGTGCTCAAGGTTTTCCTGGAGAACGTGATCCGTGACGCCGTGACCTACACCGAACACGCCAAGAGGAAGACGGTGACCGCCATGGACGTGGTCTACGCCCTGAAGAGGCAGGGACGCACTCTGTACGGCTTCGGAAGCTAA
- the LOC114863136 gene encoding histone H3 gives MARTKQTARKSTGGKAPRKQLATKAARKSAPATGGVKKPHRYRPGTVALREIRRYQKSTELLIRKLPFQRLVREIAQDFKTDLRFQSSAVMALQEASEAYLVGLFEDTNLCAIHAKRVTIMPKDIQLARRIRGERA, from the coding sequence ATGGCTAGAACTAAACAAACCGCTCGTAAATCCACCGGAGGCAAAGCTCCTAGGAAGCAGCTGGCCACCAAGGCTGCGCGTAAGAGCGCCCCGGCCACCGGCGGCGTTAAGAAGCCTCACCGCTACAGGCCCGGTACCGTGGCTCTCAGAGAGATTCGTCGCTACCAGAAGTCCACCGAGTTGCTGATCCGTAAACTGCCCTTCCAGCGCCTGGTCAGGGAGATCGCCCAGGACTTCAAGACCGACCTGCGCTTCCAGAGCTCTGCCGTcatggctctgcaggaggccagcgAGGCTTATCTGGTCGGTCTGTTCGAGGACACCAACCTGTGCGCCATCCACGCCAAGAGGGTCACCATCATGCCCAAAGACATCCAGCTGGCCCGGCGCATCCGCGGGGAGAGGGCTTGA
- the LOC129604613 gene encoding histone H2A-like, with protein MSGRGKTGGKARAKAKTRSSRAGLQFPVGRVHRLLRKGNYAERVGAGAPVYLAAVLEYLTAEILELAGNAARDNKKTRIIPRHLQLAVRNDEELNKLLGGVTIAQGGVLPNIQAVLLPKKTEKPAGKAK; from the coding sequence ATGTCCGGAAGAGGAAAAACCGGAGGCAAAGCCAGAGCTAAGGCTAAAACCCGCTCCTCCAGAGCTGGACTCCAGTTCCCCGTGGGTcgtgtccacaggctgctgcgtaAAGGAAACTATGCGGAGCGCGTCGGTGCCGGAGCTCCCGTCTACTTGGCGGCTGTTCTAGAGTATCTGACCGCTGAGATCCTGGAGTTGGCTGGAAACGCTGCCCGCGACAACAAGAAGACCAGGATCATCCCCCGccacctgcagctggctgtCCGCAACGACGAGGAGCTCAACAAGCTGCTGGGCGGAGTCACCATCGCCCAGGGCGGCGTCCTGCCCAACATCCAGGCGGTGCTGCTGCCCAAGAAGACGGAGAAACCCGCCGGCAAAGCAAAGTAG
- the LOC114863129 gene encoding histone H2B 1/2: MNSANHGMGSTQPSLHTVCIRIAALVPHSTFNCYHTASTMPEPAKAAPKKGSKKAVTKTAAKGGKKKRKTRKESYAIYVYKVLKQVHPDTGISSKAMSIMNSFVSDIFERIAGEASRLAHYNKRSTITSREIQTAVRLLLPGELAKHAVSEGTKAVTKYTSSK, translated from the coding sequence ATGAACTCAGCCAATCACGGCATGGGGAGCACACAGCCGAGTTTGCATACAGTCTGTATAAGAATAGCAGCTCTAGTTCCACACAGCACATTCAATTGTTACCATACTGCGTCAACAATGCCTGAACCAGCCAAGGCTGCGCCCAAGAAGGGCTCCAAGAAAGCCGTGACCAAGACCGCCGCTAAAGGcggcaagaagaagaggaagacccGCAAGGAGAGCTACGCCATCTACGTGTACAAGGTGCTGAAGCAGGTTCACCCCGACACCGGCATCTCCTCCAAGGCCATGAGCATCATGAACTCGTTCGTCAGCGACATCTTCGAGCGCATCGCCGGCGAAGCCTCCCGCCTGGCGCACTACAACAAGCgctccaccatcacctccagggagatccagaccgccgtcaggctgctgctgcccgggGAGCTGGCCAAGCACGCGGTGTCCGAGGGCACCAAGGCGGTGACCAAGTACACCAGCTCCAAGTAG